A portion of the Cryptomeria japonica chromosome 5, Sugi_1.0, whole genome shotgun sequence genome contains these proteins:
- the LOC131035488 gene encoding AAA-ATPase At4g30250-like: MEHERAVHGRGRVRENSESAAEARNLTTYRGVNARELGISPDTDQLIHDSFRGVRMCWTQHTIQKMVDKETVERHAYTLKMNKLDQNLVKAYLNHVSEKTVEHKLGKRELKLYTNSGFNGIRGQGWNSMPFKHPSTFHTLALDPSIKKTIINDLDRFKAGKDFYRQICRAWKRGYLLHGPPGTGKSSLIAAMANYMKHDIYDLELTKVSHNQELRALLTQTSEKAIIVIEDIDCSIDLTDRESKEKATESKLRSQLTLSGLLNFTDGLWSFCGEELIIIFTTNHPEHLDPALLRCGRMDVHIELSYCNFAVFKILAFSYLRIEAHEFYPLVEEKIAYGAEMTPAEIIKILMSKVDTPDKAVSNVISALDAKFKEKQALRQSQSSQAEKEEK; this comes from the coding sequence ATGGAACATGAACGAGCTGTACACGGACGCGGAAGAGTACGTGAAAACTCTGAAAGCGCGGCGGAAGCTCGCAATCTAACGACGTATCGAGGCGTGAATGCGAGAGAGTTGGGCATCTCTCCCGACACAGACCAACTCATCCACGACTCATTCCGCGGAGTGAGAATGTGCTGGACCCAACACACCATACAGAAAATGGTGGACAAAGAAACCGTTGAAAGACACGCCTATACTCTCAAAATGAACAAACTAGACCAGAACCTCGTCAAGGCCTATTTGAACCACGTATCCGAAAAGACGGTGGAGCATAAACTGGGCAAAAGGGAACTCAAATTATATACCAATAGTGGATTTAACGGCATTCGTGGACAAGGATGGAATAGCATGCCTTTCAAGCACCCATCTACTTTTCATACGCTCGCACTCGATCCATCCATAAAGAAAACAATTATCAATGATCTTGATCGATTTAAGGCCGGAAAAGATTTCTACAGACAGATCTGTCGCGCCTGGAAACGCGGTTACCTTCTTCATGGCCCTCCCGGAACGGGAAAGTCCAGCTTAATTGCCGCCATGGCAAACTACATGAAACATGACATCTATGATCTTGAACTCACTAAGGTCTCTCATAACCAGGAGCTCCGTGCCCTTCTTACTCAGACCAGTGAAAAGGCCATAATTGTTATCGAGGACATTGACTGCTCCATCGATCTTACGGATAGAGAGTCGAAGGAGAAGGCCACAGAAAGCAAGCTGCGAAGTCAACTTACCCTTTCTGGTTTGCTCAATTTTACGGATGGATTGTGGTCTTTCTGCGGTGAGGAGCTTATTATTATCTTTACTACTAACCACCCTGAACATCTCGATCCCGCTCTTCTTAGATGTGGGAGAATGGATGTCCACATTGAACTCTCTTACTGCAACTTCGCAGTTTTTAAAATTCTGGCTTTCAGTTATTTGAGAATTGAAGCTCACGAATTTTATCCTTTGGTGGAGGAGAAGATCGCTTACGGGGCCGAAATGACTCCTGCTGAAATTATAAAAATTCTGATGAGTAAAGTGGACACTCCTGACAAAGCAGTGAGCAATGTGATTAGTGCCCTGGATGCCAAGTTTAAGGAAAAACAGGCTCTACGTCAATCCCAATCTTCCCAAgcggagaaggaagaaaaataa